In one window of Desulfuribacillus alkaliarsenatis DNA:
- a CDS encoding ABC transporter permease produces MRSLRVFSYGMIIFMYLPMLILVIFSFNQSRINAAWTGFTFDWYISLINNRYVLEALGNSLIVAVSTTIIATIFGTMAAYAFYKYRFRLRFLWKALIYLPMLIPELLMGLSLLILFSQLQIPLGKLTLILAHVTFSIPFVFLIVMTRLEDMGRELEEAAQDLGASPAQTFFKVTLPVISPSIIASMLLVFTLSLDDFIISFFVAGPNSTTLPIYIYGMIKRGITPEVNALATLLILTTIILVVTAEFIRRRGNKNARSIY; encoded by the coding sequence ATGAGGAGTTTAAGGGTCTTTTCCTATGGAATGATAATATTTATGTATTTGCCGATGCTCATCTTAGTCATATTTTCCTTCAATCAATCTAGAATAAATGCAGCCTGGACAGGATTTACCTTTGATTGGTACATATCGCTAATAAATAATCGTTATGTATTGGAGGCTTTGGGTAACAGCTTAATAGTTGCTGTATCAACAACTATAATAGCAACTATTTTTGGTACAATGGCGGCTTACGCCTTTTATAAGTATCGATTCCGTCTGCGATTTCTGTGGAAGGCCTTGATTTATCTACCGATGTTAATACCTGAACTGCTTATGGGGCTGTCGCTGTTAATTTTGTTTTCGCAGCTACAGATTCCCTTAGGTAAACTTACACTAATACTTGCACATGTGACATTTAGTATACCCTTTGTTTTTTTGATTGTTATGACTCGCCTAGAAGATATGGGCCGAGAGCTTGAGGAGGCAGCACAAGATTTAGGGGCAAGCCCTGCCCAGACATTTTTTAAAGTTACATTACCTGTGATTTCCCCAAGCATTATAGCTAGTATGCTGCTAGTGTTTACGTTATCATTAGATGATTTTATCATTAGCTTCTTTGTTGCAGGGCCTAACTCTACTACTCTACCAATATACATCTACGGGATGATTAAGAGGGGTATTACGCCAGAAGTAAACGCGCTTGCAACGTTGTTAATTCTAACTACTATAATTTTAGTAGTTACAGCAGAATTTATCCGTCGCAGAGGAAATAAGAACGCAAGGAGTATATATTGA
- a CDS encoding polyamine ABC transporter substrate-binding protein yields the protein MKVKKLAVYAFVLVLSIALTVGCSSSKDTLNIYSWADNFDPDVISEFEKRYDVRVNYDVFSSNEEMLAKLQAGAAQYDLIQPSDYMVEIMIELDMLAELNHNNIPNKDNIVVTLQKPPFDPESRYSIIYTWGVTGIAYNPNYVTGPITSWNDLWNDEYQGRVVLLNDPRETIGMALIKNGFSNSTQDLNELAIAVEDLKTLLPNVLAFDTDTIKQKFIAEEAWIGTVWSGDAAFIYEESENVEFVVPKEGATVWADTFAIPKGAKNQELAEKFINFIMEPEISAQNYEWIGYSNPNQAAHQYHSEEYLTNEMIFLPDSVLNVTEWLVDVGETLRDYDRYWTELRGGR from the coding sequence ATGAAAGTGAAAAAATTAGCAGTCTATGCATTTGTATTAGTATTGTCAATAGCTTTAACAGTTGGGTGTTCATCATCTAAAGATACTTTGAATATTTATAGCTGGGCAGACAATTTTGATCCAGATGTAATTAGCGAATTCGAGAAGCGTTATGATGTACGTGTGAACTATGATGTGTTTTCTAGCAATGAAGAAATGCTAGCAAAATTGCAGGCTGGTGCCGCTCAATATGATTTAATTCAACCATCAGATTATATGGTCGAAATAATGATAGAGTTAGATATGCTGGCTGAGTTAAATCATAATAACATACCTAATAAGGATAATATTGTAGTGACGCTACAAAAGCCTCCTTTTGATCCAGAGAGTAGATACTCTATTATCTATACTTGGGGTGTTACAGGTATCGCCTATAACCCGAATTATGTAACTGGGCCAATCACGAGCTGGAATGATTTATGGAATGATGAATACCAAGGCCGCGTTGTTTTACTGAATGACCCTCGAGAAACTATTGGTATGGCTTTAATTAAGAATGGTTTTTCTAATAGTACACAGGATTTAAATGAGCTTGCTATAGCTGTAGAGGATTTAAAGACACTTCTGCCGAATGTATTAGCATTTGATACGGATACAATTAAGCAGAAATTTATTGCCGAAGAAGCTTGGATTGGAACTGTCTGGTCTGGAGATGCAGCATTTATATATGAAGAAAGTGAAAACGTAGAGTTTGTAGTGCCGAAGGAAGGCGCTACAGTTTGGGCTGATACCTTTGCCATTCCTAAGGGAGCAAAGAATCAAGAGCTAGCAGAGAAGTTTATTAACTTTATTATGGAGCCTGAGATAAGTGCTCAAAACTACGAATGGATTGGCTACAGTAACCCAAATCAAGCAGCTCATCAATACCATAGTGAAGAATACTTGACAAATGAAATGATATTCTTACCAGATTCGGTGCTTAATGTGACTGAATGGTTAGTTGATGTAGGTGAAACATTAAGGGATTATGATCGCTACTGGACGGAGCTAAGGGGCGGAAGGTAA
- a CDS encoding DUF2225 domain-containing protein, protein MDVNKLLQIGRLKKCSADEIVFYENDQGDEMYLVLQGSVGVYKHNLDGSRIELAVLSAGDFFGEMSLVDNQPRSADVQALEDVTLFVIDNENLEKVVATCPDLAVKIMKGMSLRIRKLNDSYRELWDTAKSLEEESLEVDSTEQRIAQKMEMLKQNQGYLQAKEELAASAKETISKEIDYERIYASKMDTEYLIKSTVECPVCEQNFETDRIRNTLLKQAGEDCDFRVRYKDFEPYWYNIWVCPHCFYGNFDHAFTKAHYLKKKEIAGQKYQMQSKYSVLKSGTLTLKQVIAKFFLCQDIFNMIPKERLPFAKVWLYLSWIYEDAGDTEMFQFANQMALDAYIDFYSNDTVQLAQGQEIRLCMLIAELFKKQGKIDEAVKYLYKAVQMRTEPKREREQASERLMEYKNLKE, encoded by the coding sequence GTGGATGTAAATAAACTACTACAGATTGGCAGATTGAAAAAGTGTTCAGCTGACGAAATTGTCTTTTATGAGAATGACCAAGGGGATGAGATGTACCTTGTGCTCCAAGGGTCAGTGGGAGTCTATAAGCATAATCTGGATGGATCTAGAATTGAATTGGCGGTACTTAGTGCAGGAGATTTCTTTGGCGAAATGTCATTAGTAGATAATCAGCCAAGGAGTGCTGATGTCCAGGCTTTAGAGGACGTAACATTGTTTGTCATTGATAATGAAAATTTAGAGAAAGTGGTAGCAACTTGTCCGGATTTAGCAGTTAAGATAATGAAGGGCATGAGCTTACGAATACGCAAGCTAAATGATAGCTATAGGGAACTATGGGACACTGCTAAAAGTCTTGAGGAAGAATCTTTAGAAGTAGATTCCACTGAACAGCGAATCGCACAAAAAATGGAGATGCTAAAGCAAAATCAAGGGTATCTTCAAGCTAAAGAAGAGCTTGCCGCTTCCGCCAAGGAGACGATTTCAAAAGAAATAGACTATGAACGTATATATGCTTCTAAGATGGATACAGAGTATCTTATAAAGTCAACTGTAGAATGCCCTGTGTGTGAACAAAATTTTGAAACAGACCGCATACGTAACACGTTATTAAAACAAGCAGGTGAGGATTGTGACTTCCGTGTGCGATATAAAGATTTTGAGCCTTATTGGTACAATATATGGGTATGTCCGCACTGTTTTTATGGGAATTTTGATCATGCATTTACAAAGGCTCATTATTTAAAAAAGAAAGAAATTGCAGGTCAAAAATATCAAATGCAATCAAAGTACTCAGTTCTAAAAAGTGGAACATTAACTTTAAAACAAGTAATAGCAAAATTTTTCCTCTGTCAGGATATATTTAATATGATTCCAAAGGAACGGTTACCATTTGCAAAGGTCTGGCTATATCTTTCTTGGATTTATGAAGATGCTGGGGATACGGAAATGTTTCAATTTGCTAACCAAATGGCGCTAGATGCATACATTGATTTTTATAGTAACGATACAGTCCAATTAGCACAAGGTCAAGAAATACGACTTTGCATGTTGATTGCGGAGTTATTTAAGAAACAGGGTAAAATTGATGAGGCAGTAAAATACCTGTACAAAGCTGTTCAGATGCGTACAGAGCCAAAGAGGGAACGGGAGCAAGCGTCTGAGCGCTTAATGGAATACAAAAACCTCAAGGAATGA
- a CDS encoding DUF6512 family protein: protein MLTFTYIIIKSIVFLFLYTLFHFAHDYVRWPIFAISESIWEHLKIAYYVAILLAVGELFVVSVILDNTVSVTSLLFTRLIGALLVVPIIFLFFYFMYAAFGVIKHKVIKVVSVVTLTWAGGLCAYYFEVLAFQYPIEQNASPLIILVVLALMLLFLFVRFTKHIPKYPVFEEVVIKR from the coding sequence ATGCTGACATTCACCTATATTATTATTAAATCGATAGTGTTTTTGTTTCTATATACTCTCTTTCATTTTGCGCATGACTATGTTCGTTGGCCAATATTTGCAATATCAGAATCTATCTGGGAGCATTTAAAGATTGCGTATTACGTGGCGATATTGCTTGCGGTGGGGGAGTTGTTTGTGGTATCAGTTATTTTAGATAATACGGTCTCTGTCACAAGTCTTTTGTTTACAAGACTTATTGGGGCTTTATTAGTCGTTCCAATTATCTTTTTGTTCTTTTATTTTATGTATGCAGCCTTTGGAGTTATTAAACATAAAGTAATTAAAGTTGTTTCTGTAGTAACTCTTACTTGGGCTGGTGGTCTGTGCGCGTACTATTTTGAAGTGCTAGCATTCCAGTACCCAATAGAACAGAATGCCTCACCTTTAATAATACTAGTAGTGCTGGCGCTAATGCTATTATTCCTGTTTGTAAGATTTACTAAGCACATACCCAAATATCCAGTGTTTGAGGAAGTAGTTATTAAGCGATAA
- a CDS encoding DUF6612 family protein, with product MRFTKKVVSICVIFMFILGTALPTGLAAEQQIQINFNGQSYNADFYLEDDITYINVDSLKKIPGLEVNEYNYVPLRAFFEGQGATVTWNAQSKVIDISWRETNDGWTANDLVVKAEEVLKEYNTYRMAGDGTIDISISGNDAADAFPFDGMTLAIEGSFSQEPLAMYMKQTMTMPINFEEMGLTEEELALMGMDTSMVTEMVWKDNAIYQRILPLQEQWIVNNIEDLGMSDTFNDLLQMTPQQNLELMTKYGVFYTFGDDVEVDGIEYYVVNSTLSADTFRNLMEDMFDDLMPPELLTEESDEVSVMIDEIFANINMNFYQQTLINKETLTTDFLIYDMVMSLALADMFSQEDGLQEDAPESMLMSMSGVYHLYDFGVEIELPDVSDAITQEEYMEQQMQLFESLEPEVQ from the coding sequence ATGAGATTTACTAAAAAAGTAGTTAGCATTTGTGTGATTTTCATGTTTATATTAGGTACAGCTTTGCCTACGGGTTTAGCTGCTGAACAGCAGATTCAAATTAATTTTAATGGTCAATCCTACAATGCAGATTTTTACCTAGAAGATGATATCACCTACATAAATGTAGACTCTTTAAAGAAGATTCCAGGGCTTGAGGTAAATGAATATAACTATGTACCTTTAAGAGCTTTTTTTGAAGGACAGGGCGCTACAGTAACATGGAATGCTCAATCTAAGGTTATTGATATCTCCTGGCGGGAAACTAATGATGGATGGACTGCTAATGATTTAGTAGTAAAAGCCGAGGAAGTCTTAAAGGAGTATAACACTTATAGGATGGCTGGAGACGGTACCATCGATATCAGTATTTCAGGGAACGATGCTGCTGATGCATTTCCATTCGACGGGATGACCTTAGCAATTGAAGGAAGCTTCAGTCAAGAGCCACTTGCTATGTATATGAAACAAACCATGACTATGCCTATTAACTTTGAAGAAATGGGACTTACTGAAGAAGAGCTTGCATTAATGGGTATGGACACTTCTATGGTAACAGAGATGGTCTGGAAGGATAATGCTATTTACCAAAGAATTCTGCCTCTGCAAGAACAATGGATTGTAAATAATATCGAAGATTTAGGGATGTCCGATACCTTTAATGATTTATTGCAGATGACCCCGCAACAAAACCTTGAGCTTATGACTAAGTACGGTGTCTTTTACACCTTTGGGGATGATGTAGAAGTCGATGGCATAGAATATTATGTTGTTAACTCGACATTAAGTGCAGACACTTTTAGAAATCTTATGGAAGATATGTTTGATGACCTAATGCCACCTGAGCTTTTAACAGAAGAATCTGATGAAGTTTCAGTTATGATTGATGAAATTTTTGCAAACATTAACATGAACTTTTATCAGCAAACGTTAATCAATAAAGAGACTTTAACGACTGACTTTTTAATCTATGATATGGTTATGAGCTTAGCCCTTGCAGATATGTTCTCACAAGAGGATGGGCTACAAGAGGATGCTCCTGAATCGATGTTGATGAGCATGAGTGGAGTATACCATTTGTATGACTTTGGAGTAGAAATCGAATTGCCAGATGTTAGTGATGCAATTACTCAAGAAGAATACATGGAGCAGCAAATGCAGCTGTTCGAATCTCTTGAACCAGAAGTTCAGTAG
- the gltB gene encoding glutamate synthase large subunit — protein sequence MMQNGIPQKQGLYDPQFEHDACGIGFVANIKGRQSHETVEQALQILLNLDHRGGQGCEPNSGDGAGILMQIPHSFLASECKNIGIELPEFGKYGVGMMFLPKDAEQRSVCEKMLESIIEAEGQTLLGWRTLPTNNSTLGDSAKSVEPCMRQVFIGAADGLEDQLAFERKLYVIRKLAEQQIRFGDVAGGEQFFFASLSSRTIVYKGMLIPEQVDVYYADLKNPEMKTALALVHSRFSTNTFPSWERAHPYRYIIHNGEINTLRGNVNWMHARQAMCESELFGDDIKKILPIIDTDGSDSQIFDNCLEFLTLSGYSLPHAAMMMIPEPWSNHESMDDNKKAFYEYHSCLMEPWDGPAAVAFTDGSIIGAVLDRNGLRPARYYVTKDDLIIMASEVGVLDVNPEDVVYKQRLQPGRMLLVDTVAGRIVDDEELKQQMAAEKPYREWINQYLVNLEDLPEAPQVPEADHDSVLERQLAFGYTYEDLRKTIEPMAVNVIDPVGAMGIDTPLAVLSEKPHLLYNYFKQLFAQVTNPPIDAIREEIITASDTTIGPERNLIKPEPESCRQIRIKSPILKNNELAKISHVEREGFKSVTLSVLYNVKEGSKGLESALERISAEADRAIEAGATFIILSDRGVNKDQAAIPMLLATSGVHHHLVRQGTRTKIALIAETGEAREVHHFALLIGYGASAINPYLAFETLEDMINTGLITDIDYEKAISNYVKAATKGVVKVLSKMGISTIQSYHGAQIFECIGIAQDVIDKYFTWTPSRIGGIGLDVIAQEVEARHKRAYDDIEGRDRSLDSGGEHQWRKDGEYHLFNPESITILQEACRNNSYKQFKSYADMLNSETQNQATLRGLFDFKYASNPIPIEEVESVESICKRFKTGAMSFGSISKEAHEALAIAMNRIGGKSNTGEGGEDPDRFTPDANGDLRRSAIKQVASGRFGVTSEYLVNADEIQIKMAQGAKPGEGGQLPGRKVYPWVAEVRGTTAGVGLISPPPHHDIYSIEDLAELIHDLKNANPRARINVKLVSEVGVGTIAAGVAKGRADVVLISGFDGGTGASPKTSIKHAGLPWELGLAETHQTLVLNNLRDRIVVETDGKMMTGRDVVIAALLGAEEYGFATAPLVVLGCVMMRVCHMDTCPVGVATQNPELRKLFKGDPAHVVNFMKFIAQDMREYMAQLGFRTIDEMIGRTDRLEVTRARNHWKAKGLDYSAILHQPEVHPSVGRYCSMEQDHGLDKSLDMTKIMGICKPAIESKQPVEADLPICNINRVVGTITGSEITRKYGKQGLPKDTIRLNFTGSAGQSFGAFVPRGMTMKLEGDANDYFGKGLSGGKLIVYPPKTSRFVPEENIIIGNVAFYGATSGEAYIRGIAGERFGVRNSGVHAVVEGVGDHACEYMTGGRAVILGATGRNFAAGMSGGVAYVLDVNGNFRDLCNKEMVLLEELDCEQETAEVKGMIEKHVAYTGSTYAQSILDNWDAMVSKFVMVIPKDYKRMIEAINRAHEAGLTGSEAVMAAFEENKNDQSRVSGN from the coding sequence ATGATGCAAAATGGTATACCCCAAAAACAGGGTCTATACGACCCACAGTTTGAGCATGATGCTTGTGGTATTGGTTTTGTCGCCAATATCAAAGGGAGACAGTCCCACGAAACAGTTGAGCAGGCGCTGCAGATTCTACTAAACTTAGACCACCGCGGCGGACAGGGCTGTGAACCAAATTCAGGCGATGGTGCAGGAATCCTTATGCAAATCCCGCACTCGTTCTTAGCCTCTGAGTGTAAGAATATTGGCATTGAGCTACCTGAGTTTGGAAAATACGGGGTGGGGATGATGTTCCTGCCAAAGGATGCTGAACAAAGGTCAGTCTGTGAAAAGATGCTAGAGTCGATTATTGAAGCTGAAGGACAGACTCTATTAGGCTGGAGAACTCTACCAACAAATAACTCTACCTTAGGAGACTCGGCGAAGTCGGTAGAACCGTGCATGCGACAAGTATTTATTGGCGCAGCTGACGGCTTAGAAGATCAGCTAGCGTTTGAGCGCAAACTGTATGTTATTCGCAAGCTAGCAGAGCAACAAATCCGTTTCGGAGATGTAGCAGGAGGAGAACAGTTTTTCTTTGCTAGTCTCTCTAGCAGAACTATTGTTTACAAAGGCATGCTTATTCCTGAGCAAGTCGACGTTTACTACGCAGATTTAAAGAATCCAGAAATGAAAACTGCCTTAGCCCTTGTACACTCCAGGTTTAGTACGAACACATTCCCGAGCTGGGAGCGTGCACACCCATATCGATATATTATTCACAATGGTGAAATCAATACTTTACGTGGTAATGTCAACTGGATGCACGCGCGTCAAGCGATGTGTGAGTCTGAGCTGTTCGGCGATGATATTAAAAAAATTCTGCCTATTATTGACACAGACGGTAGTGACTCGCAGATTTTTGATAACTGCTTAGAGTTTTTAACATTGTCAGGATATTCCTTGCCACACGCAGCTATGATGATGATTCCAGAGCCTTGGTCTAACCATGAGAGTATGGATGATAACAAAAAAGCATTCTATGAGTACCACAGCTGCTTAATGGAGCCATGGGATGGTCCAGCTGCTGTCGCGTTTACAGATGGAAGTATCATAGGTGCGGTACTTGACCGTAATGGTCTACGCCCTGCACGTTATTATGTAACTAAGGATGACCTGATAATCATGGCGTCTGAGGTTGGCGTGCTTGATGTTAATCCAGAAGACGTGGTCTATAAGCAACGTCTCCAGCCAGGGAGAATGCTACTAGTGGATACGGTTGCAGGTCGTATTGTTGACGATGAAGAATTGAAGCAGCAAATGGCCGCAGAGAAGCCATACCGTGAATGGATTAATCAATATTTAGTAAACTTGGAAGACCTACCAGAAGCGCCACAGGTACCTGAGGCAGATCATGATTCTGTTTTAGAACGTCAATTAGCCTTTGGCTACACCTATGAAGACCTAAGAAAAACAATCGAACCTATGGCAGTGAATGTAATTGATCCCGTTGGAGCGATGGGGATTGATACGCCACTTGCTGTATTATCCGAAAAACCACATCTTCTATACAACTACTTCAAACAGCTATTTGCACAGGTTACGAATCCGCCAATTGATGCGATTCGAGAGGAAATTATCACTGCCAGTGACACTACGATTGGGCCAGAAAGAAATTTAATCAAGCCTGAGCCAGAAAGCTGTAGACAAATTCGTATAAAATCACCAATCCTTAAAAATAATGAATTAGCAAAGATTTCTCATGTTGAACGTGAAGGTTTTAAATCCGTTACACTTTCCGTACTGTACAATGTAAAGGAAGGAAGCAAAGGACTAGAGTCTGCCCTAGAGCGAATAAGTGCAGAAGCAGACCGTGCGATTGAAGCGGGAGCGACCTTTATCATCCTTTCTGACCGTGGCGTGAATAAAGATCAAGCGGCAATACCGATGTTATTAGCAACCTCGGGAGTGCATCATCACTTGGTTCGCCAGGGAACACGGACGAAGATTGCCCTCATAGCAGAAACAGGGGAAGCAAGAGAAGTACATCACTTTGCACTTCTTATTGGATATGGTGCTAGCGCTATTAACCCTTACCTAGCCTTTGAAACCCTTGAAGATATGATTAACACAGGTTTAATTACAGATATTGATTATGAAAAAGCCATAAGTAATTATGTGAAAGCAGCAACAAAGGGCGTTGTTAAAGTCCTGTCGAAGATGGGTATTTCTACAATTCAAAGCTATCACGGTGCACAAATCTTTGAATGTATAGGAATTGCTCAGGATGTAATCGATAAATACTTCACGTGGACACCATCTCGTATAGGAGGAATTGGGCTTGATGTAATTGCCCAAGAGGTGGAAGCCCGACACAAGCGTGCCTACGATGATATTGAAGGACGTGACCGCAGCTTGGATAGTGGTGGAGAGCACCAGTGGCGTAAAGACGGTGAGTACCATCTGTTTAACCCAGAGTCAATTACAATACTGCAGGAAGCGTGCCGCAATAATAGCTATAAGCAGTTTAAAAGCTATGCAGATATGTTAAATAGTGAGACACAAAATCAAGCGACATTACGTGGATTATTTGATTTTAAATATGCGTCTAATCCGATACCAATTGAAGAGGTAGAATCGGTAGAATCGATTTGTAAGCGCTTTAAGACTGGTGCAATGTCCTTTGGGTCAATTAGTAAAGAAGCCCACGAAGCGCTAGCGATTGCTATGAACCGCATAGGCGGTAAAAGTAATACCGGAGAAGGTGGAGAAGATCCTGACCGCTTCACTCCAGATGCTAATGGTGACCTACGTCGTAGTGCTATTAAACAGGTAGCTTCTGGTCGCTTCGGAGTAACCAGTGAATACCTTGTGAACGCAGATGAAATTCAGATTAAAATGGCACAGGGAGCAAAGCCAGGTGAAGGTGGGCAACTTCCAGGTCGTAAGGTTTATCCTTGGGTTGCGGAAGTTCGTGGAACGACAGCTGGTGTAGGTCTTATATCACCACCACCACACCACGATATATATTCAATTGAAGACTTAGCAGAGTTAATACATGACCTTAAGAACGCTAACCCGCGCGCTCGGATTAACGTAAAGCTAGTGTCTGAGGTAGGAGTAGGGACGATTGCAGCAGGGGTTGCAAAGGGTAGGGCTGATGTTGTACTAATCAGCGGCTTTGACGGCGGAACAGGAGCATCACCAAAGACGAGTATTAAACATGCAGGTCTTCCATGGGAGTTAGGCTTAGCAGAAACCCATCAAACCCTAGTTCTAAATAACCTGCGTGACCGCATTGTTGTAGAAACAGACGGAAAGATGATGACAGGTCGTGATGTTGTTATAGCGGCACTCCTAGGTGCAGAAGAATATGGGTTTGCAACGGCACCATTAGTAGTCCTTGGCTGCGTAATGATGCGTGTGTGTCATATGGACACCTGTCCAGTGGGTGTAGCGACGCAAAACCCAGAGCTGCGCAAATTGTTCAAGGGAGACCCAGCACATGTTGTTAACTTCATGAAATTTATTGCTCAGGATATGCGTGAATACATGGCGCAGTTAGGCTTCCGTACGATTGATGAGATGATTGGCAGAACTGACAGGCTAGAAGTAACGAGAGCAAGAAACCACTGGAAAGCGAAAGGCTTAGATTATTCAGCAATATTACATCAGCCTGAGGTACATCCGAGCGTGGGCAGATATTGCTCGATGGAGCAAGATCATGGTCTAGATAAATCTTTAGATATGACGAAAATCATGGGTATCTGTAAGCCAGCAATAGAAAGTAAGCAACCAGTTGAGGCTGATTTGCCAATATGCAATATAAATCGCGTTGTAGGAACGATTACAGGCAGCGAAATTACTAGGAAATATGGGAAGCAGGGTCTGCCTAAGGATACAATTCGCTTGAATTTCACGGGCTCAGCAGGTCAAAGCTTTGGTGCATTCGTGCCAAGGGGAATGACAATGAAGCTAGAAGGTGATGCTAACGATTACTTTGGTAAGGGGTTATCGGGCGGAAAGCTAATTGTATATCCTCCAAAGACTTCCAGATTTGTACCAGAGGAAAATATTATAATCGGTAACGTAGCGTTCTATGGAGCTACTTCTGGGGAGGCCTATATCCGGGGAATCGCTGGGGAGCGTTTCGGTGTAAGGAATAGCGGCGTTCATGCTGTTGTAGAAGGCGTTGGTGATCACGCTTGCGAATATATGACGGGTGGCCGTGCTGTAATATTAGGCGCAACAGGTAGAAACTTCGCAGCGGGAATGTCTGGTGGAGTTGCATATGTGCTAGATGTTAATGGAAATTTCAGAGACCTGTGTAATAAAGAAATGGTTTTATTAGAAGAACTTGATTGCGAACAGGAAACAGCTGAAGTAAAAGGCATGATTGAAAAGCACGTGGCATATACAGGTAGTACCTATGCACAATCAATTTTAGACAACTGGGATGCAATGGTATCGAAGTTTGTCATGGTAATTCCTAAGGACTATAAGCGCATGATAGAAGCAATTAATCGTGCCCATGAAGCTGGATTAACAGGTTCAGAGGCTGTTATGGCGGCATTTGAAGAAAATAAAAATGACCAATCGCGCGTTAGCGGAAACTAA
- a CDS encoding glutamate synthase subunit beta has product MGKPTGFMEYQRQLPADRDPLERIGDWQEFHLTLSEEELGKQGARCMDCGIPFCHTGAMVGGMASGCPVNNLISEWNDLVYRGLWKEALDRLFKTNNFPEFTGRVCPAPCEGSCTAGLNGEAVSIKNAEYSIIEKGYKEGWIKPQPPTKRTGKKVAVVGSGPAGLAAADQLNKAGHSVTVYERADRVGGLLMYGIPNMKLDKSFIERRAKIMEQEGITFITNTEVGKDISAKKLKEDYDAIILAGGATKPRDLPAEGRELKGIHFAMDFLHANTKSLLDSKLEDGNFISAEGKDVIVIGGGDTGTDCVGTSIRHKCKTVTQLEIMPQAPVDRAENNPWPQYPKVLKTDYGQEEAIALYGSDPRKYCCMTKKFVGDENGHVKEIHTVEVNWEKDAQGRFIPVEIEGTSRVWPAQLVLLAMGFLGPEDTMLEELGVERDGRSNAKTNEGKYSTNIDGVFAAGDMRRGQSLVVWAINEGRSAAAECDRYLADK; this is encoded by the coding sequence ATGGGAAAACCAACAGGATTTATGGAGTATCAACGCCAATTGCCAGCTGATCGCGATCCGCTTGAGCGCATAGGAGATTGGCAGGAATTTCATCTAACATTATCTGAGGAAGAATTAGGTAAGCAGGGAGCCCGTTGTATGGATTGCGGAATTCCTTTCTGTCACACAGGTGCAATGGTCGGAGGTATGGCGTCAGGATGTCCAGTTAACAACCTAATTTCTGAGTGGAATGACCTTGTGTATCGTGGGTTATGGAAGGAAGCATTAGACCGTCTCTTCAAGACTAATAACTTCCCAGAGTTTACGGGCAGGGTTTGCCCAGCTCCATGTGAAGGATCATGTACGGCGGGTTTAAATGGTGAAGCAGTATCAATAAAAAATGCCGAATACTCAATTATAGAAAAAGGCTATAAGGAAGGCTGGATAAAACCACAACCACCTACAAAACGCACTGGGAAAAAAGTTGCCGTTGTAGGCTCTGGCCCAGCTGGACTTGCTGCTGCAGATCAGCTTAATAAAGCAGGTCATAGTGTTACTGTCTATGAGCGTGCTGACCGAGTTGGTGGGCTACTAATGTACGGTATACCAAATATGAAGCTAGATAAAAGCTTTATAGAACGCCGTGCTAAGATAATGGAGCAGGAAGGCATCACTTTTATTACTAACACCGAAGTTGGTAAAGACATATCTGCGAAAAAGCTTAAAGAAGATTATGACGCTATAATACTAGCGGGTGGAGCAACTAAACCGCGTGACCTCCCAGCCGAGGGTAGGGAGCTTAAGGGTATTCACTTTGCTATGGATTTTTTACATGCTAACACAAAGAGTCTCTTAGACTCTAAGCTTGAAGACGGGAATTTCATCTCTGCAGAAGGTAAAGATGTAATAGTAATAGGTGGTGGGGATACTGGAACTGACTGTGTCGGCACATCTATCCGTCATAAATGCAAAACTGTAACACAACTTGAGATTATGCCACAAGCACCAGTGGACAGAGCCGAAAACAACCCTTGGCCACAGTACCCGAAGGTGTTGAAAACGGACTATGGTCAAGAAGAAGCAATAGCCTTGTACGGTAGTGACCCTAGAAAGTATTGCTGCATGACGAAAAAGTTCGTTGGTGACGAAAATGGTCATGTTAAAGAGATTCACACAGTAGAAGTGAACTGGGAAAAGGATGCACAAGGTCGCTTTATCCCTGTGGAAATCGAAGGCACATCTAGGGTTTGGCCAGCACAGCTTGTATTGTTAGCAATGGGCTTCCTGGGTCCAGAAGACACAATGCTTGAAGAGCTAGGGGTTGAACGTGATGGGCGCTCAAATGCAAAAACCAATGAAGGCAAATATAGTACAAATATAGACGGAGTATTTGCTGCTGGAGATATGCGTCGCGGACAAAGCTTGGTCGTCTGGGCAATCAATGAAGGTCGCTCGGCGGCAGCGGAGTGTGATCGCTACTTAGCGGATAAATAA